A genome region from Acidimicrobiales bacterium includes the following:
- the rplQ gene encoding 50S ribosomal protein L17, which produces MPATPKRGRRFGGSASHQKAMMANLVASLVAAEAITTTEAKAKAVRPIAEKLITKARKGGLHNHRQVVSALAGDKEAAAKLFEDIGPRYAERNGGYTRILKIGPRQGDNAPMARIELV; this is translated from the coding sequence GCCCAAGAGGGGACGCCGCTTCGGCGGCAGCGCCTCGCACCAGAAGGCCATGATGGCCAACCTCGTCGCCTCCCTGGTGGCGGCCGAGGCCATCACCACCACCGAGGCCAAGGCCAAGGCGGTGCGCCCCATCGCCGAGAAGCTCATCACCAAGGCCCGCAAGGGCGGCCTCCACAACCACCGCCAGGTCGTCTCGGCCCTGGCCGGTGACAAGGAGGCGGCGGCCAAGCTGTTCGAGGACATCGGTCCTCGCTACGCGGAGCGCAACGGTGGCTACACCCGGATCCTGAAGATCGGGCCCCGCCAGGGCGACAACGCCCCCATGGCCCGCATCGAGCTGGTCTGA